A single genomic interval of Cystobacter ferrugineus harbors:
- a CDS encoding FHA domain-containing protein, whose product MSQLLLSVLAVVCPNCDGHNPPRAEVCASCGAPLSATASKSPARPTGRAGSDSPPGLRPSIRTPPPLAAAGGVPIAARPPPGALPRAPVSAPARPAVGGATAPRPAIAARPVPTASRFGLTVIAGSARGQRFKLPITGCTVGRTRGAILFADDVFVSAQHASFLIKDNVLHVRDEASASGIYVTIPGTEALTPYAFFSVGQRLFRFIGKLDAPPPVAGRPIVYGAPVPPGQGVYGVEEVLVGGRGGRTVVTSAPLLTIGQANCDFCYAQEEGLAGRHCELSFTPSGAQLRDLSGGLGTYVRIPSGVDRPLRSGDRVRLGQHVVQVDLVT is encoded by the coding sequence ATGTCACAGCTGCTGCTGTCCGTTCTCGCCGTGGTCTGCCCGAACTGTGACGGCCACAACCCCCCTCGGGCCGAGGTGTGCGCCAGCTGTGGCGCCCCGCTCTCCGCCACCGCGTCGAAGTCCCCCGCCCGCCCCACGGGCAGGGCAGGTTCCGACTCTCCCCCGGGACTGAGGCCCTCCATCCGCACACCGCCCCCCCTGGCCGCGGCGGGAGGCGTCCCCATCGCCGCCCGGCCCCCGCCCGGCGCGCTTCCCCGAGCGCCCGTGAGCGCGCCGGCCCGTCCCGCCGTGGGAGGCGCCACGGCGCCCCGGCCCGCCATCGCCGCCCGGCCCGTGCCCACCGCCTCGCGCTTCGGACTCACGGTCATCGCCGGCTCGGCCCGGGGCCAGCGCTTCAAGCTGCCCATCACCGGCTGTACGGTGGGCCGCACCCGGGGTGCCATCCTCTTCGCGGATGACGTCTTCGTCTCCGCCCAGCACGCCTCCTTCCTCATCAAGGACAACGTGCTGCACGTGCGCGACGAGGCCAGCGCCTCGGGCATCTACGTCACCATCCCCGGCACCGAGGCGCTCACCCCCTACGCCTTCTTCAGCGTCGGCCAGCGGCTCTTCCGCTTCATCGGCAAGCTCGACGCACCGCCCCCCGTCGCCGGGCGGCCCATCGTCTACGGCGCCCCGGTGCCTCCCGGACAGGGCGTCTATGGGGTGGAAGAGGTGCTCGTCGGCGGCCGCGGAGGCCGCACGGTCGTCACCTCCGCCCCGCTGCTCACCATCGGCCAGGCCAACTGCGACTTCTGCTACGCCCAGGAGGAAGGGCTCGCCGGGCGGCACTGCGAGCTGAGCTTCACCCCCTCCGGAGCCCAGTTGAGGGATCTGTCCGGCGGCCTCGGCACCTACGTGCGCATCCCCTCCGGCGTGGATCGGCCGCTGCGCTCGGGAGACCGGGTGCGCCTGGGCCAGCACGTCGTCCAGGTGGATCTGGTGACCTGA